From the Rhodococcus sp. NBC_00297 genome, one window contains:
- a CDS encoding EAL domain-containing protein, whose product MVIDDRTNTAGSRPARPVLFSGDRDGGGLSDLLGPESLRTSFQRIIDLQTDAIVGYEAVVLGPADSSFADPVSLASAAKSMGMTPDLDAARWNGALSEAARAELPRELPLFIAVDPDSLTELPDLRDHDMGGAVLQFDETALIRRPAHLMQVVAEVRRLGWAIAVDHVGVRPESLALLPLLEPDVIKLDRTLLATRPNRFTARVVNAVAAQVERTGAVVMAEGIDTARAALTAQAMGARVGEGSLYGSTTDLSVDSPVGSPLEFEIARDRGFTPMSTPYNLAAGGRDVRRASKRLLIEISKNLEAMATDSQQTALMLGAFQHVKHFTPITGRRWELMAMNATLVGALAENIGTEPAPKIRGANLAASDALREEWDVVVLTPHFSAVLAARDLGDTGPDMERRYDYVLSHDTTLTIECARSLIARLPPERSGSW is encoded by the coding sequence GTGGTGATCGACGACCGAACCAACACAGCCGGAAGCAGGCCGGCCCGTCCCGTGCTGTTCTCCGGCGACCGGGACGGGGGCGGACTCAGCGATCTGCTCGGTCCCGAGAGCCTCCGCACGTCGTTCCAGCGCATCATCGATCTGCAGACCGATGCCATCGTCGGGTACGAGGCGGTCGTTCTGGGTCCCGCCGACTCGTCGTTCGCCGACCCCGTGTCACTCGCGTCGGCCGCGAAGTCGATGGGCATGACACCCGACCTCGACGCCGCGCGGTGGAACGGAGCGCTCAGCGAGGCCGCGCGCGCCGAGCTTCCTCGTGAACTGCCCCTGTTCATCGCGGTCGACCCCGACTCCCTCACGGAACTGCCCGACCTGCGGGACCACGACATGGGCGGCGCGGTGCTGCAGTTCGACGAGACCGCGCTCATCCGACGACCGGCGCACCTGATGCAGGTGGTCGCCGAGGTCCGACGACTCGGCTGGGCCATCGCCGTCGACCACGTGGGAGTACGGCCCGAGTCCCTCGCTCTGCTCCCGCTGCTCGAGCCGGACGTGATCAAGCTGGACCGGACCCTCCTGGCCACACGCCCCAATCGCTTCACGGCCCGCGTGGTCAACGCCGTGGCGGCCCAGGTGGAGCGCACCGGCGCCGTGGTCATGGCCGAGGGCATCGACACTGCACGAGCAGCGCTCACGGCGCAGGCCATGGGAGCGCGTGTCGGCGAGGGCTCCCTCTACGGATCGACCACCGACCTCTCCGTCGACAGTCCCGTGGGATCACCCCTCGAGTTCGAGATCGCGCGCGATCGCGGCTTCACCCCGATGTCGACGCCGTACAACCTGGCTGCCGGCGGTCGCGACGTACGCCGCGCGAGCAAGCGTCTGCTCATCGAGATCAGCAAGAACCTCGAGGCGATGGCGACCGACAGCCAGCAGACCGCGCTGATGCTCGGAGCGTTCCAGCACGTCAAGCACTTCACGCCCATCACCGGACGACGGTGGGAGCTGATGGCCATGAACGCGACGCTCGTCGGCGCGCTCGCGGAGAACATCGGGACCGAGCCTGCCCCGAAGATCCGCGGCGCCAACCTCGCCGCGTCGGACGCGTTGCGCGAGGAATGGGACGTCGTCGTGCTGACGCCCCACTTCTCCGCGGTGCTCGCTGCCCGCGACCTCGGCGACACCGGACCCGACATGGAACGTCGGTACGACTACGTGCTGTCCCACGACACGACGCTCACCATCGAGTGCGCGCGGTCCCTCATCGCCCGGCTGCCTCCCGAACGAAGCGGTTCCTGGTAG
- a CDS encoding L,D-transpeptidase → MGARRSARFLARSAAGVLAAAAVTVGVAVPASAAPLWPGGPDISLPPIPGITAPAPGVPTPPVAPPAPVEAPRGPANFSAPALNPSAGEVVGVAQPIIVRFAAPIDDRAVAERAIDVTTSAGDVAGRFFWFSDSQVRWRPDVFWPANTTVTVTAGDASSTFTVGDAIVTTADDDTKTITVTRNGEVVRTMPTSMGKVGHETPNGTYIVGERFRDMYMDSSTYGVPVDAPEGYRTYVEYATRMSNSGIFVHAAPWSVDSQGVENVSHGCLNVSTEDAKWFFETAQKGDPVVVQNTDGGILNGRDGLGDWQL, encoded by the coding sequence ATGGGTGCTCGACGTTCGGCTCGTTTCCTCGCTCGTTCGGCTGCAGGCGTCCTCGCCGCGGCCGCCGTCACCGTCGGGGTGGCCGTGCCCGCCTCCGCGGCGCCGCTGTGGCCCGGTGGCCCGGACATCTCGCTCCCTCCGATCCCCGGCATCACCGCCCCCGCGCCCGGTGTCCCGACACCGCCGGTCGCCCCGCCCGCACCCGTCGAGGCGCCGCGTGGTCCCGCGAACTTCTCCGCTCCCGCACTGAACCCGTCCGCGGGCGAGGTCGTCGGTGTCGCGCAGCCGATCATCGTCCGGTTCGCTGCCCCGATCGACGACCGCGCGGTCGCCGAGCGGGCGATCGACGTGACCACGTCCGCCGGTGACGTCGCCGGCCGCTTCTTCTGGTTCTCCGACAGCCAGGTCCGCTGGCGACCCGACGTCTTCTGGCCGGCGAACACGACCGTGACGGTGACCGCGGGAGACGCGTCGTCCACCTTCACCGTCGGCGACGCGATCGTCACGACGGCCGACGACGACACCAAGACCATCACGGTGACGCGCAACGGCGAGGTGGTGCGCACGATGCCCACCTCGATGGGCAAGGTCGGCCACGAGACGCCCAACGGCACCTACATCGTCGGCGAGCGTTTCCGCGACATGTACATGGACTCGTCCACCTACGGCGTGCCGGTCGATGCGCCCGAGGGCTACCGGACCTACGTGGAGTACGCCACTCGCATGTCGAACAGCGGCATCTTCGTCCACGCCGCGCCGTGGTCGGTGGACAGTCAGGGTGTCGAGAACGTCAGCCACGGCTGCCTCAACGTCAGCACCGAGGACGCGAAATGGTTCTTCGAGACGGCCCAGAAGGGTGATCCCGTGGTGGTGCAGAACACCGACGGCGGCATTCTGAACGGCCGCGACGGCCTCGGCGACTGGCAACTCTGA
- a CDS encoding carbohydrate ABC transporter permease — translation MRASPPRSRPVVQRTLPELPPAQRSFLRRPWRDYALFLVLVGPNLVLLGVFTYRPLLDNIRLSFFDWNISSPTSTFIGLSNYREWWGRSDTWQIVSNTVIFTIAAVAGSMLLGLVLAMLLDRKLRGRNIVRSAVFAPFVISGAAIGVAFQFVFDPNFGLIQDVMRRFGFEGVPDFYQSPGWALFMITVTYLWKNLGYAFVIYLAALQGLRQDLTEAAQIDGASRWTTFRKVTLPQLRPTTFFLSITVMLNSLQVFDIINVMTRGGPLGTGTTTLVYQVYEESFRNFRAGYGATVATIMFLVLLIITVLQVRVMDRGDAR, via the coding sequence GTGAGAGCAAGCCCGCCGCGATCGCGGCCGGTGGTCCAGCGCACCTTGCCGGAACTGCCACCCGCACAACGATCTTTCCTCCGTCGACCGTGGCGCGACTACGCGCTGTTCCTGGTGTTGGTCGGGCCGAACCTGGTCCTGCTGGGCGTGTTCACCTACCGGCCGCTGCTGGACAACATCAGGCTCTCGTTCTTCGACTGGAACATCTCGTCGCCGACGTCGACCTTCATCGGTCTCTCGAACTATCGCGAATGGTGGGGGCGCAGCGACACGTGGCAGATCGTGTCGAACACCGTCATCTTCACCATCGCGGCGGTGGCGGGCAGCATGCTCCTCGGACTCGTCCTGGCGATGCTCCTCGATCGCAAGCTGCGCGGCCGCAACATCGTCCGCTCGGCCGTCTTCGCTCCGTTCGTCATCTCCGGCGCGGCCATCGGTGTGGCGTTCCAGTTCGTGTTCGATCCGAACTTCGGCCTGATCCAGGACGTCATGCGGCGGTTCGGCTTCGAGGGAGTGCCGGACTTCTACCAGAGCCCCGGGTGGGCGCTGTTCATGATCACCGTGACGTACCTGTGGAAGAACCTGGGCTACGCCTTCGTCATCTATCTCGCAGCGCTGCAGGGTCTTCGGCAGGATCTGACCGAAGCCGCGCAGATCGACGGCGCGAGTCGGTGGACGACGTTCCGCAAGGTGACGCTTCCTCAGCTGCGTCCCACGACGTTCTTCCTGTCCATCACGGTCATGCTCAACTCGTTGCAGGTCTTCGACATCATCAACGTGATGACGCGGGGCGGTCCGCTGGGTACCGGCACCACCACGCTGGTCTATCAGGTGTACGAGGAGTCGTTCCGCAACTTCCGGGCCGGCTACGGTGCGACCGTCGCCACGATCATGTTCCTGGTGCTGCTGATCATCACCGTCCTGCAGGTGCGAGTCATGGATCGAGGTGATGCGCGATGA
- a CDS encoding carbohydrate ABC transporter permease codes for MSVIDRAPAAATADDARPARDAARRRRLSTLFGYAAMVVVIVIIGLPLFWIVVTSFKERGDIYVQPSVWWPAVFRPENYDEATTTVPFWTFLKNSLIITSILAVVKFALGVLSAYGLVFLRFPGKTIVFLVIIAALMVPNQITVISNYALVAQLGWRNTFQGIIVPLAGVAFGTFLMRNHFLSIPQEIIEAARMDAAGPVRLLFRVVLPLSGPTMVAFATITVVNEWNEYLWPFLMSDDSSVAPLPVGLTQLQNNDGVTNWGPVMAGTVLTMLPILVVFLALQRHMIKGLTSGAVKG; via the coding sequence ATGAGCGTGATCGACAGGGCACCGGCCGCCGCCACTGCCGACGATGCCCGCCCGGCGCGGGACGCCGCCCGGCGTCGTCGACTCTCCACACTCTTCGGCTACGCAGCGATGGTCGTGGTCATCGTCATCATCGGGTTGCCGCTCTTCTGGATCGTCGTCACCTCGTTCAAGGAGCGCGGTGACATCTACGTGCAGCCGTCGGTCTGGTGGCCCGCGGTGTTCCGCCCGGAGAACTACGACGAGGCGACGACCACCGTTCCGTTCTGGACGTTCCTGAAGAACTCCCTGATCATCACCAGCATCCTGGCCGTCGTGAAGTTCGCGCTGGGCGTGCTCAGCGCCTACGGCCTCGTCTTCCTGCGCTTTCCCGGCAAGACGATCGTCTTCCTCGTGATCATCGCCGCACTGATGGTGCCGAACCAGATCACGGTGATCTCCAACTACGCGCTGGTGGCACAGTTGGGGTGGCGCAACACCTTCCAGGGCATCATCGTGCCGCTGGCGGGCGTGGCATTCGGAACGTTCCTCATGCGCAACCACTTCCTGTCGATACCGCAGGAGATCATCGAGGCCGCCCGCATGGACGCCGCCGGCCCGGTCCGTCTGCTGTTCCGGGTGGTCCTGCCGTTGTCGGGCCCGACCATGGTCGCGTTCGCCACCATCACCGTGGTGAACGAGTGGAACGAGTACCTCTGGCCGTTCCTGATGTCGGACGACTCGTCCGTCGCGCCGCTGCCGGTGGGCCTGACCCAGTTGCAGAACAACGACGGCGTCACCAACTGGGGGCCCGTCATGGCCGGCACGGTGCTCACCATGCTGCCCATCCTCGTCGTCTTCCTCGCACTGCAACGCCACATGATCAAGGGACTCACCTCCGGCGCCGTCAAGGGCTGA
- a CDS encoding ABC transporter substrate-binding protein: protein MQPFSRRGFLGLSGAVAAGAALTACAGTSSTSSSSSSGGGDASTITFWSSHPGSSKDIENELISRFQTANPDLTVQMVDGGKNYEEIAQKFNAALSGGSLPDVVLLSDVWWFNFALLGAISPLDDLFSQAGVNTSDYVDSLVADYNWNDKTWALPYARSTPLFYYNREVWTAAGLPDRGPATWQEFDQWGPEIQRAIGSGKLAHGWGNAEDYLGWTFEGPIWTFGGSYSDEFDLKFTDERTIEAGNFLKDMIHTKKYAAVSNDIANDFSAGLLGSTIASTGDLSGITKNAKFDFGTAFLPAEAGTPGCPTGGAGLAIPANIPDERKINALKFIEFVTNTENTAYFSQNVGYMPVRKSSATDASEVAFLEQNPRSRTAVDQLARTRSQDYARVFVPGGDQIIGAGLEQIALQNADVASTFSGVQDQLQQIIDRQITPKLPK from the coding sequence ATGCAGCCATTCTCTCGCCGCGGATTCCTCGGACTGTCCGGTGCCGTCGCCGCGGGCGCCGCTCTCACCGCCTGTGCCGGAACGAGTTCGACGAGCAGCTCGTCGTCGTCCGGTGGTGGCGATGCCAGTACCATCACGTTCTGGTCGTCCCACCCGGGCAGCTCGAAGGACATCGAGAACGAGCTCATCTCGCGCTTCCAGACCGCCAATCCCGACCTGACGGTGCAGATGGTCGACGGCGGCAAGAACTACGAGGAGATCGCGCAGAAGTTCAACGCGGCGCTGTCGGGCGGGTCGCTGCCGGACGTCGTGCTGCTCTCGGACGTGTGGTGGTTCAACTTCGCGTTGCTCGGCGCGATCTCGCCGCTGGACGACCTGTTCTCGCAGGCGGGCGTGAACACGAGCGACTACGTCGACTCGCTCGTCGCCGATTACAACTGGAACGACAAGACGTGGGCGCTGCCCTACGCCCGCTCGACCCCGCTGTTCTACTACAACCGCGAGGTGTGGACTGCTGCCGGACTCCCGGATCGCGGGCCTGCCACGTGGCAGGAGTTCGACCAGTGGGGCCCGGAGATCCAGCGCGCCATCGGATCCGGCAAGCTCGCGCACGGCTGGGGCAACGCGGAGGACTATCTGGGGTGGACCTTCGAGGGCCCGATCTGGACGTTCGGCGGCAGCTACTCCGACGAGTTCGATCTGAAGTTCACCGACGAGCGCACCATCGAGGCCGGCAACTTCCTCAAGGACATGATCCACACGAAGAAGTACGCGGCCGTGTCCAACGACATCGCCAACGACTTCTCCGCGGGCCTGCTCGGCTCGACCATCGCGTCGACCGGCGACCTGTCGGGCATCACGAAGAACGCGAAGTTCGACTTCGGCACGGCGTTCCTCCCCGCCGAGGCGGGCACTCCCGGGTGCCCGACGGGTGGCGCCGGACTGGCCATCCCGGCGAACATCCCGGACGAGCGGAAGATCAACGCGCTCAAGTTCATCGAGTTCGTGACCAACACCGAGAACACGGCGTACTTCTCGCAGAACGTCGGCTACATGCCGGTGCGCAAGTCGTCCGCCACCGACGCCTCCGAGGTCGCGTTCCTCGAGCAGAACCCCCGCTCGCGGACCGCGGTGGACCAGCTCGCGCGGACCCGGTCGCAGGACTACGCCCGCGTGTTCGTGCCCGGCGGCGATCAGATCATCGGTGCGGGTCTCGAGCAGATCGCCCTGCAGAACGCCGACGTCGCGTCGACGTTCTCGGGTGTGCAGGATCAGTTGCAGCAGATCATCGATCGCCAGATCACTCCCAAGCTGCCCAAGTAG
- a CDS encoding ABC transporter ATP-binding protein codes for MASVHFVETTHRYAGAPTPSVDALSLDIADGEFLVLVGPSGCGKSTSLRMLAGLEAIESGRIEIGGKDVSGFAPKERDVAMVFQNYALYPNMTVAENMGFALRNAGMSKADTAVRVEEAARMLELEPLLGRRPGKLSGGQRQRVAMGRAIVRRPEVFCMDEPLSNLDAKLRVSTRSQIASLQRRLGTTTVYVTHDQVEAMTMGDRVAVLKSGLLQQVASPRELYANPVNDFVASFIGSPAMNLLETDVVDGHAVLGGARIPVPAAHKGRIVVGVRPESWELVGESDTEAVELTTELVEELGAESFAYSVGPADAGWTARGGRVVVRVDRRVVVGAGERLRVRPDAGEVYFFDPESGLRLR; via the coding sequence ATGGCCTCGGTACATTTCGTGGAGACGACCCACCGCTACGCGGGAGCACCGACTCCCTCGGTGGACGCGCTCAGTCTGGACATCGCGGACGGCGAGTTCCTCGTGCTCGTCGGACCGTCGGGATGCGGCAAGTCGACGAGCCTGCGCATGCTCGCCGGGCTCGAGGCGATCGAGAGCGGGCGCATCGAGATCGGCGGCAAGGACGTCAGCGGGTTCGCACCCAAGGAACGTGACGTCGCGATGGTGTTCCAGAACTACGCGCTGTATCCGAACATGACGGTGGCGGAGAACATGGGATTCGCGCTGCGCAACGCGGGAATGTCGAAGGCGGACACGGCCGTCCGCGTCGAGGAGGCGGCTCGGATGCTCGAGCTCGAGCCCCTCCTCGGCCGGCGTCCGGGCAAGCTGTCCGGCGGCCAACGTCAGCGCGTGGCGATGGGGCGCGCGATCGTGCGTCGCCCCGAGGTGTTCTGCATGGACGAGCCGCTCTCCAACCTGGACGCGAAGCTCCGGGTGAGCACGAGGTCGCAGATCGCGTCGTTGCAGCGCCGGCTCGGCACGACGACGGTGTACGTGACGCACGATCAGGTCGAGGCCATGACGATGGGGGACCGGGTCGCGGTCCTGAAGAGCGGACTCCTGCAGCAGGTCGCGAGTCCCCGTGAGCTGTACGCGAATCCGGTCAACGACTTCGTCGCGTCGTTCATCGGCTCGCCCGCGATGAATCTGCTCGAGACGGATGTGGTGGACGGCCACGCCGTCCTGGGTGGCGCGCGCATCCCGGTGCCCGCCGCACACAAGGGGAGGATCGTCGTCGGGGTCCGCCCCGAGTCGTGGGAACTGGTGGGCGAGTCCGACACCGAGGCGGTCGAGCTGACCACCGAGCTGGTCGAGGAACTGGGGGCGGAGTCGTTCGCCTACTCGGTCGGACCGGCGGACGCCGGCTGGACGGCCCGCGGTGGCCGCGTGGTGGTGCGGGTGGATCGTCGTGTCGTGGTCGGTGCGGGCGAGCGCCTGCGCGTCAGGCCGGACGCGGGTGAGGTGTACTTCTTCGATCCCGAGTCCGGCCTGCGCCTGCGCTAG